The Populus trichocarpa isolate Nisqually-1 chromosome 2, P.trichocarpa_v4.1, whole genome shotgun sequence genome has a window encoding:
- the LOC7489888 gene encoding CSC1-like protein At3g21620, producing MATLSDIGVAAAINILTAFAFFFAFAILRIQPVNDRVYFPKWYIKGLRSSPFGTGAFVGKVVNLDFRSYVRFLNWMPAALHMPEPELIDHAGLDSAVYLRIYLIGLKIFVPIAFLAFTILVPVNWTNSTLERSNLTYSDLDKLSISNIPTGSNRFWTHLVMAYASTFWTCYVLKKEYEIVAKMRLHFLASEKRRPDQFTVLVRNVPPDADESVSELVEHFFLVNHPNDYLTYQVVYNANQLSHLVNEKKKMKNWLDYYQIKYSRNKSRMPSLKTGFLGLFGTRVDAIDHYTSEIEKLSRKISLERDEIVNNAKAIMPAAFVSFKTRWGAAVCAQTQQSRNPAMWLTEWAPEPRDVYWDNLAIPFVSLALRRLVIAVTFFFLTFFFMVPIAFVQSLANIEGIEKALPFLKPIIEMKVIKSFIQGFLPGIALKIFLIFLPSILMLMSKFEGFISISGLERRSAARYYIFQFINVFLGSIITGTAFQQLDNFIHQSATEIPKTIGVSIPMKATFFITYIMVDGWAGVAGEILRLKPLIIYHLKMFFMVKTEKDMEEAMDPGTLGFNTGEPQIQLYFLLGLVYAVVSPILLPFIIVFFALAFVVYRHQIINVYNQEYESAAAFWPDVHGRIIVAVIVSQLLLMGLLSTKEAAQSTPLLITLPVLTIWFHLFCKGRYEPAFVRYPLQEAMMKDTLERAKEPNLNLKSFLQNAYIHPVFKGEDDSDSDEAPEEFEKEPDLVPTKRQSRRNTPLPSKHGSAASSQPEAQDYPLL from the exons ATGGCGACACTGAGTGATATAGGAGTAGCAGCAGCTATTAACATTCTCACTGCGTTTGCTTTCTTCTTCGCATTTGCAATTCTCCGGATTCAACCAGTCAATGATAGGGTCTACTTTCCCAAATGGTATATCAAGGGGTTAAGGAGCAGTCCTTTCGGCACTGGTGCCTTTGTTGGCAAGGTTGTCAATTTGGACTTCAGGTCATATGTGAGGTTTCTCAACTGGATGCCTGCGGCATTACATATGCCGGAACCTGAGCTCATTGACCATGCTGGATTGGACTCTGCTGTTTACTTGAGGATTTACCTGATAGG GCTTAAGATTTTTGTTCCTATTGCATTCCTGGCCTTCACTATCCTGGTGCCAGTGAACTGGACAAATAGCACTTTGGAGCGTTCTAATTTGACTTACAGTGATTTAGATAAGCTCTCTATTTCAAATATACCCACAGGATCAAACAG ATTCTGGACCCATTTGGTGATGGCCTATGCCTCTACCTTTTGGACATGCTATGTGCTAAAAAAAGAGTATGAGATAGTGGCTAAAATGAGGTTGCATTTTCTTGCATCAGAAAAACGACGTCCTGATCAATTTACA GTACTGGTTAGAAATGTGCCACCAGATGCTGATGAATCGGTTAGTGAACTCGTGGAGCACTTTTTCCTAGTCAACCATCCTAATGATTATCTCACTTACCAG GTTGTCTACAATGCTAATCAACTTTCTCACCTAGTCAACgagaagaaaaagatgaagaactGGCTTGACtattatcaaatcaaatattcaagaaacaaaTCCAGAATGCCCTCCCTCAAG ACTGGTTTTCTTGGCCTTTTCGGGACTAGGGTGGATGCAATTGATCACTATACATCTGAGATTGAGAAACTGTCTAGAAAA ATCTCCTTGGAGAGAGATGAGATTGTGAACAATGCCAAGGCAATCATGCCAGCAGCATTTGTTTCCTTCAAAACTCGATGGGGAGCTGCTGTTTGTGCACAAACACAACAATCCAGAAATCCAGCTATGTGGTTGACTGAGTGGGCTCCTGAACCCCGTGATGTATACTGGGACAACCTCGCAATTCCATTTGTTTCACTGGCACTAAGAAGGCTCGTTATCGCTGTCACATTTTTCTTCCTTACTTTCTTCTTTATGGTTCCCATTGCATTTGTACAGTCCCTTGCAAACATTGAAGGAATTGAGAAAGCACTCCCGTTCCTGAAACCTATAATTGAAAT GAAAGTGATAAAGTCATTCATTCAAGGTTTCCTTCCTGGAATTGCTTTGaagatatttcttatttttctaccCTCCATATTGATGCTAATGTCTAAATTTGAGGGATTCATTAGCATATCAGGCCTAGAGAGGAGATCTGCGGCTAGATATTATATCTTCCAGTTCATTAATGTATTTCTCGGAAGCATAATCACCGGAACTGCATTTCAACAACTGGATAATTTTATCCACCAGTCTGCAACTGA AATACCAAAGACAATCGGAGTATCCATACCTATGAAAGCAACTTTCTTCATAACTTACATCATGGTTGATGGGTGGGCTGGAGTTGCTGGGGAGATTTTAAGATTGAAACCCTTGATAATCTATCACctgaaaatgtttttcatggtGAAGACCGAAAAGGACATGGAAGAGGCGATGGATCCAGGAACTCTTGGTTTCAACACAGGGGAACCACAAATACAACTTTATTTCTTACTTGGCCTCGTTTATGCTGTGGTGTCGCCCATCTTACTTCCTTTCATTATAGTATTCTTTGCCCTCGCATTTGTTGTGTATCGTCATCAG ATTATAAATGTTTACAATCAGGAGTATGAGAGTGCTGCAGCATTCTGGCCTGATGTCCATGGACGCATCATAGTAGCAGTAATTGTCTCACAGCTGCTGCTAATGGGATTGTTAAGCACAAAAGAAGCGGCTCAGTCAACACCGTTGCTCATTACACTCCCAGTATTGACAATATGGTTCCATTTGTTCTGCAAAGGCCGTTATGAACCTGCTTTTGTTAGATATCCATTGCAG GAAGCAATGATGAAAGATACATTGGAACGCGCCAAAGAGCCCAACCTGAACTTGAAAAGCTTCCTTCAAAACGCTTACATCCACCCAGTTTTTAAAGGCGAAGACGATAGTGACAGCGATGAAGCGCCTGAAGAGTTTGAGAAAGAACCTGATCTGGTCCCAACAAAGCGCCAGTCTCGAAGGAATACACCATTGCCAAGTAAGCATGGCTCGGCTGCATCCTCCCAGCCTGAAGCTCAGGATTATCCACTACTTTGA